One genomic region from Pempheris klunzingeri isolate RE-2024b chromosome 4, fPemKlu1.hap1, whole genome shotgun sequence encodes:
- the slc5a2 gene encoding sodium/glucose cotransporter 2 has translation MENSPSLSNPADIAIISGYFILVIGVGIWSMFRTNRGTVGGYFLAGRTMTWWPVGASLFASNIGSGHFVGLAGTGAASGIAVGGFEWNALFIVLLLGWLFVPVYLTAGVITMPQYLKKRFGGTRISLYLSVISLFLYIFTKISVDMFSGAVFIQQALGWNIYVAVISLLLITAVYTVTGGLAALMYTDTVQTFVIIAGAFVLTGFSFVEVGGYGALLAKYSSATPSQFSSMDPQRYNISPHCYSPRQDAFSLLRDPTTGDLPWPGVVFGIAIVGGWYWCTDQVIVQRCLAARSLTHVKAGCIMCGYLKLLPMFLMVFPGMISRVLYPDEVGCVVPEVCKRVCGTEVGCSNIAYPKLVVSIMPNGLRGLMLAVMLAALMSSLASIFNSSSTLFTLDIWTRIRPQATERELLIVGRVWVLFIVAISICWIPVVQAAQSGQLFDYIQSVSSYLAPPIASVFLLAVFVKRVNETGAFWGLIGGLVMGLCRMLPEFWFGTGSCIFPSNCPFLVCGIHYLHFAIILFFCTSLLVLVVSYCTQPIEDQHLHRLVFSLRHSKEERKDLDWEQQEERERRARRAAEDRLRENNTDAAAEDDEKSGICHLVGRLWGGSGGSSQTRDDDMPVEPQRLPDISEDPVWKSTVDTNALIMMAVAVLMWGYYA, from the exons GTTGGTGCATCTCTGTTTGCCTCCAACATCGGCAGTGGTCACTTTGTGGGCCTGGCCGGCACTGGGGCGGCTAGTGGCATTGCTGTGGGAGGGTTTGAGTGGAAT GCCCTGTTCAtcgtgctgctgctgggctggTTGTTTGTGCCCGTCTACCTCACGGCTGGG GTGATCACCATGCCCCAGTACCTGAAGAAGAGGTTTGGAGGGACCAGGATCAGCCTCTACCTCTCTGTTATCTCTCTGTTCCTCTACATTTTCACCAAGATCTCA GTGGACATGTTTTCAGGAGCTGTGTTCATCCAGCAGGCTTTAGGGTGGAACATCTACGTGGCCGTCATCAGCCTGCTGTTAATAACAGCTGTGTACActgttacag GAGGCCTGGCGGCTCTGATGTACACTGACACAGTTCAGACCTTCGTCATCATTGCCGGGGCCTTCGTCCTTACTGGCTTCT CCTTTGTTGAAGTAGGCGGCTACGGTGCTCTGCTGGCCAAATACAGTTCTGCTACACCAAGTCAGTTCTCCTCCATGGATCCCCAGCGCTACAACATCTCCCCCCACTGCTACAGCCCCAGACAGGACGCCTTCAGCCTGCTGAGGGACCCCACCACAGGGGACCTGCCCTGGCCTGGAGTGGTGTTTGGGATTGCTATAGTGGGAGGATGGTACTGGTGCACAGACCAG GTGATAGTCCAGCGGTGCCTCGCAGCCCGTAGTCTGACCCACGTGAAGGCCGGCTGCATCATGTGTGGCTACCTCAAACTGCTGCCCATGTTCCTCATGGTGTTCCCTGGCATGATCAGCAGGGTCCTCTACCCAG ATGAGGTTGGCTGTGTTGTTCCTGAGGTGtgtaagagggtgtgtgggacTGAGGTGGGCTGCTCCAACATTGCTTATCCTAAACTGGTGGTGTCGATCATGCCCAATG gtttgCGAGGTCTGATGCTGGCTGTGATGTTGGCTGCTCTCATGTCCTCTTTGGCCTCcatctttaacagcagcagcaccctgtTCACCTTGGACATCTGGACTCGCATCAGACCGCAGGCCACCGAGCGCGAGCTCCTTATTGTCGGCAG AGTCTGGGTTCTGTTCATCGTAGCCATCAGTATCTGCTGGATCCCAGTTGTCCAGGCAGCTCAGAGCGGTCAGCTGTTCGATTACATCCAGTCAGTCTCAAGCTATCTGGCTCCGCCAATCGCCTCGGTCTTCCTCCTGGCTGTGTTTGTAAAGAGGGTCAATGAGACG GGTGCGTTCTGGGGCCTGATAGGTGGCCTGGTGATGGGTCTGTGTCGGATGTTGCCCGAGTTCTGGTTCGGTACTGGCAGCTGTATTTTCCCCTCTAACTGCCCGTTCTTGGTGTGTGGGATCCATTACCTCCACTTCGCGATTATACTCTTCTTCTGTACATCGTTGCTGGTGTTGGTGGTCAGCTACTGCACCCAGCCCATAGAGGATCAGCAC ctcCATCGCCTGGTGTTCAGCCTGCGTCACTccaaggaggagaggaaggattTGGActgggagcagcaggaggagagagagagaagagcccGGAGGGCTGCAGAGGACAGGCTGAGGGAGAATAACACTGATGCAG CGGCTGAAGACGACGAGAAGTCTGGCATCTGTCACCTGGTTGGTCGGTTGTGGGGCGGGAGTGGTGGCAGCTCACAGACCCGCGACGACGACATGCCAGTGGAACCACAGAGGCTGCCCGACATCAGCGAGGACCCAGTGTGGAAGTCCACCGTGGACACTAATGCTCTCATCATGATGGCTGTAGCAGTGTTGATGTGGGGTTACTATGCCTAA
- the fbxo46 gene encoding F-box only protein 46 has translation MDRDTFSHIRLWCPRPFGTYSQNKARSPGSGGSSGGGGGTGSPSLCKAEPSPGARRTVDGSEDGGMIVGVQEENGEEDDVGSENTPPEPELVSSSLTQSQAPPPSSAPPSPPSSGSQMEDGRVLLDTWYVIKPGNTKEKIAFFVAHQFSGAGQPRPSAMKVKGNWATDCSKAKRRRRCSSYDPPTRSQASEPHVSHDSPHAPPCSDEPPLGGVNETDLLSVAEMVALVEQRTAMALQGIVAVHGTQHNHQPPTTTHSPGLTSHQHPLLRGTVSDPTPVVFVSDSSNGQPSKEAPESSSPIHTDQELDEQQESCRVAQAIAHFESQNLESRLHLGTGPGTDSSNRDRETECRRGGESGVVTPPPPPSHSHGEVRIAFRVSNLDPRSQLEPAGRSRCMFMSCGGGGNQAAARAKEKITCDLYQLVSPSSRDPSSLLLAATTAAPKPDGDLHHPDRQACGSPDQTQDLSSGEKKAVGVGRERVTGFHVEVVVTGAVDQCVFYGKDSTENVQEETVCFAMPGGGGGGGGVGSSTDPSLDDPPPGQLFFLQPPRGPEEDAKGPGAGNGSGMWSLDCANNNGPGTGLAVGSGERETRPDSPSTGEDCSDPSLCRLYRHVSHDFLEIRFQIQRLLEPRQYMLLLPDHIMVNIFSYLPTRSLAALKCTCHYFKVLIETYGVRAVDSRWNQDPLYRDDPCKQCKRQYERGDVSLCRWHPKPYHHDLPYGRSYWMCCRRTDKDTPGCRVGLHDNNWVQQPADGSQPIRTKREDRREEAR, from the exons ATGGACCGAGACACGTTCTCCCACATCCGTCTGTGGTGCCCACGCCCCTTTGGCACCTACTCCCAGAACAAAGCTCGGAGCCCAGGCTCAGGGGGCAGCAGTGGAGGCGGTGGTGGGACAGGGTCCCCCTCCCTCTGCAAGGCTGAGCCCTCTCCAGGTGCCAGAAGGACGGTGGATGGAAgtgaagatggagggatgatagTGGGGGTGCAGGAAGAGAATGGTGAAGAGGACGATGTGGGCTCGGAGAACACTCCACCAGAGCCTGAGCTTGTCTCCAGCTCCTTGACACAGAGCCaagctcctcctccctcttcagcACCTCCCTCGCCTCCCTCTTCCGGGTCACAGATGGAAGATGGCCGCGTGCTGTTAGACACCTGGTATGTCATTAAACCAGGCAACACCAAGGAGAAGATAGCCTTCTTTGTGGCACACCAGTTCAGTGGAGCAGGCCAGCCCAGACCCAGCGCCATGAAG GTTAAAGGTAACTGGGCAACGGACTGCAGTAAAGCCAAAAGACGGAGACGGTGCTCATCCTACGACCCTCCAACTCGCTCCCAAGCCTCAGAGCCTCACGTCAGCCATGACTCCCCCCACGCGCCTCCTTGCAGTGATGAGCCACCTTTAGGAGGGGTGAATGAGACAGACCTGCTGTCAGTGGCAGAGATGGTTGCCTTGGTTGAGCAGAGGACCGCCATGGCCCTCCAGGGGATTGTGGCGGTTCATGGGACCCAACACAACCACCAGCCCCCTACTACCACCCACAGTCCGGGCCTTACGTCCCACCAGCACCCCCTCCTCCGGGGCACAGTGTCAGACCCCACTCCTGTGGTGTTTGTGTCCGACAGTTCAAATGGCCAGCCCTCCAAAGAGGCCCCAGAGTCATCATCTCCCATCCACACAGACCAGGAGCTAGATGAGCAGCAGGAGTCGTGCAGGGTAGCCCAGGCCATCGCGCACTTTGAGTCCCAGAACCTGGAGAGTCGGCTGCATCTGGGCACTGGTCCTGGAACAGACTCTTCTAATCGAGACAGAGAAACGGAGTGTAGGAGAGGAGGGGAGTCTGGAGTTGTaacccctcctccaccccccagCCACAGTCATGGCGAGGTTAGGATAGCTTTCCGAGTGTCAAACCTGGACCCGCGGTCTCAGTTGGAGCCAGCTGGCAGGTCCCGCTGTATGTTTATgagctgtggtggtggtggtaacCAGGCAGCAGCCAGGGCCAAAGAGAAAATCACCTGTGACCTCTACCAGCTCGTCAGCCCCTCATCCAGAGACCCCAGTAGTCTGCTGCTCGCCGCCACAACTGCTGCCCCCAAACCAGATGGAGACCTCCATCACCCAGACAGGCAGGCCTGTGGCAGCCCAGACCAAACCCAGGATCTTTCCTCTGGGGAGAAGAAAGCTGTGGGTGTGGGGAGGGAGCGGGTGACGGGCTTCcatgtggaggtggtggtgacAGGTGCTGTGgaccagtgtgtgttttatggcaAGGACAGTACAGAGAATGTGCAGGAGGAGACGGTGTGTTTTGCTATGCctggtgggggagggggtggcGGGGGTGTAGGCAGCTCCACAGACCCTTCATTAGATGATCCTCCTCCTGGACaactcttcttcctccagcCTCCTCGGGGCCCAGAGGAGGATGCTAAAGGACCAGGCGCTGGCAATGGGTCAGGAATGTGGTCTTTGGACTGTGCCAACAACAACGGCCCTGGGACGGGGCTGGCAGTGGGCTCAGGTGAGCGGGAAACTCGACCAGATTCTCCCAGCACTGGGGAGGACTGCTCAGACCCCTCACTGTGTCGACTCTACCGCCATGTGTCCCATGACTTCCTGGAGATCCGCTTTCAGATTCAGCGTCTCCTTGAACCGCGCCAgtacatgctgctgctgcctgaccACATCATGGTCAACATCTTCAGCTACCTGCCGACGCGCTCGCTGGCAGCCCTCAAGTGTACCTGCCACTACTTCAAGGTGTTGATTGAGACTTATGGGGTGCGGGCAGTGGATTCACGCTGGAATCAAGACCCCCTCTACAGGGATGACCCCTGCAAGCAGTGTAAGCGGCAATATGAGCGCGGGGACGTTTCCCTGTGCCGTTGGCACCCCAAACCTTACCACCACGACCTGCCTTACGGACGCTCCTACTGGATGTGCTGCCGGCGCACAGACAAGGACACGCCAGGCTGCCGTGTTGGGCTCCATGATAATAACTGGGTCCAGCAGCCTGCTGATGGCTCTCAGCCCATTCGTACCaagagggaggacaggagggaggaggccaGGTAG